ATGGGCCCAGTCAAGGGCCGTCTTCTACCTCTCAGTCACCAGCTCTGGTGAGAATGAAGGGAGAGACTGCAGAGAGCCCTCTGACCCGTCTTTCTCGGGGGCTTCTCAGGCTCTTGCACAGCTGTGCCTTTTCACAGGCAGTTCTCACCACCCCggtttccctttctcccttcccattTTCTACCAAGACCCAACTTCCAGATTCTACCCCCTGTAAAACCTGCCCCAACTCTCTCAGGCCGAGGCAGCCTCGTATGTTTCAGCAGAGCTTACTGTAACTAGACTGTGCGGCCAGAAACTGTCTTGTTCACCTCTTTCTTCCCCAGAGGAAGGGGCCCAGAACCTGGAGTGTCTCTGATGCATAGTACACATGATGGTGGAACGTGCGGCACGCTCCCTCACCCCCATACGCGTGGCACATGCTCACTGATGCTGTGTTCTGTGCAGGGCACATACCTGCATTATCGCTGTGGCCCATCTCTCTCAAGTTGGAATGCAACTCTGGTCAGAAATAACTTCATTCTAAAGTAAATGAAACAAAGGCAACTGTGGTTTCCATCTGTTTCCTCTGCAATGGGGAAGCCCTGGCACGGAGGGGAGGTGATTTGGTCTAACGGGGACCTCAGCAGACCAGGAACCCTCAAAGAAGAGAGGCCAGTCGCGGCAGAAACCCTTCAAGCCACTGACCCAGCACAAAGGCTCTGCTGTGAGGAAACTCAATAGAAGGGTGTGCCTTGCTCCATGGGAACTCGATGCACAAAAATCCGAAGTCATAAAATAGATATATCTGTGGTGGTTACTGACTTTACAAGAGggctctccagcagcacctctgaGTAGCCAGCTGCCACAGTCTGCTTTacctctgattttattttcaggCGTTTGATATTACACACCGGTTTTCAGGAGAAACATAAATAGGTCCCCGGGGAGCCTGGTGTCACAGTGTGTCTGGCCAGCAGCTTGTTGACCGGGCCTTAAGGCGAGCGGGCCTGGAGCCACCCTAAGCGCTGAAGGGACTGTGTTTCAGGATCCCCCTCCAAGCTCTCCGAGTCTGACTGCTTCCAGTGGCAGGAGCAATAGGAAGAACCAGGAGCAATCTGGACCTTCTTGCCTTTACCTGAGTGGGCTGATTGATTGCTCAGGGGCACACAGGATTTGTGTCagctactcattcattcattcactcactcactccttCATTCAAAGGTGTTTGCTATGGACTTGCTGTGTGACACTGCACTAGGTGCAGCAAAGCAGAGAAGACAGTAAGGAGGGTTCCTGTCCTCTAGGAACTCACAGTCTGGTGGGAAAGACAAGTCCTGGATTTCATTGATTCTTGAAAGTACATGTTTTCACCCTTTAAGAACTCCGAAATCACAATGCATCTTACTTCAGGTGTGACTAGTTTAACTGGCTGGGTTTTTCTTAGTGGTATGTAAAAGGATGGTGTTACCTTGCAATTGTCAGCGTCTTAGATGAAACAGGGTAGATGAAAGTGCTAAGTAATGGTTTAATGCCACAGAACTCCAAGTGGGATTTATGTTGGAAGGATAAAATTAGGCCCCTGTGTGAATATACCTCATGGGTTTCCTGTTGCCGAGAATGTGTGTCCCAAGTTTGAAATAATGTCCCTTGTCCACATTTATCCAGGGAATCCAGGCTGGAGTAGCCTTGCCCTTCCTCCATTCTGGGAGTGGGAAATGGTAGACCCACACCCTGATTGCCTTCCATGTGGGTCCTGAGAAAACCAAAGGAGCAAAGTAGCAGGAACAGGTCTGGGTGGCAGCCCTTCAGGAATGAGGAAACTGGTATTGGATCTCTGACTCTTAGATGGCAATTCCTTAAGTCCTGGGTCAGCTGGACCTTCCAAGACCCAGCACCGTGCCTGGCCAATAATAAACAGGAATATAAACAacaactcgtgtgtgtgtgtgtgtgtgtgtgtgtgtgtgtgtgtgtgcgcgcgcagaTAGATGTAAATATACGTACAGATATAtgtcaaatgaatgaaattctgtTATGGAGGccaaatttttattacaaaaacgGTTCAACGTGACTGCTAATCTTGACTTCTTGGCCCAAATGCAGAATGACTTCTTACAGTCTGTCTAATGTTACAGGGGATTTCTTCCCTATCTCTTTTTGGCTTCATTATCCCTTACCAAAAAAAACAGTGGCTCCTGTTGCTAGTACTGAACTGTTGCCCTGTTCTATTTGTTTAAATGTCTATGTTCCCATCGCAAGCCAAGAGATCTGGTCTCTAACTTTTGAAAGCATAACGAGGATGTACAGCTTCTAGGCAGATGACAGTGAAAGTGACGGTGAGGCTTAAATAAGTTCTTAGGAGCCATATGCAGATATCTGGAATGGTTTAGACGAAGTACGTTGACATAATAGCACAATCCAAATCCTCTGAGTTGGTTCTCATTGATGTAGCACAGAAAGACTATGAATTACTTTATAATTCTTGCCCATACAGAATGTGAAGAGAAGACACTTGGTTGTTTAGTTATGCCTTTTCTTGACATTCACTTTGATTGTGAGTGTAATTATGAGAGTTCTTTCTCATCTGGAAGAATAGATGAGGTTTCAGGAACCAGCATGGAGCTGCCCCTGTGGCCTTTTGTTTACATGTCACACACTGCAGGCTTTAAAATCCTGGATTAGAAAGTTGTGTGCAGCTAGCAGGAAGCAAGAACATCACTCAAGAAGGATCCGGAAGCCATTAGTGGGCTGGCCTCCTTCGAGAATCTAACTGTGGCACAAACACAAGAGTGTCAGGTGGCAGCGACCAAGTCATCCAGGCCGCTTCTCCCTGGGCTTTTTGCCTTCGCCGCTGGATCCAAGTACTCACAGTGCCCTCCTCGGGTGACCTACCAGTGGGTCAGGCCTAGGCTGGATCCTGTTAGTCTGAGATCAACCTGTCATATTGAGGCTGTCATGTGGGAGAAGCAGACTGATTTTCGGCTTGTATCTAGTGGTGCCAGTGCTACTTCATCCCCTGCAGGATGGCAGCTCATTACTGTGGCGGTGGGGGATTTCCAAAGGTAATTCCCATAAAAAAAACTGGCCTGTCCCCATCACTAGGTCAGGTCTTCTGTAGGTCCCTTCTGAGGGCTGCTTTTCTTCTTATCAGCTAGAAAAACTAAGATGTAAAATGGCTGTTACTACTCAGGTCTTGTCTGAGACCATAACTTTGCTGGCTTTGATAGAATTCCCAGGCTTCAaatactttggggtttttttccagttttggagGTACTTCCAAGTagcaaactcctattcatccctcAAGACCCCAGTTCAGGTGTTTTGTCCTCTGTGAAGCTTTCTCTGTCTACACTGTACGCTCTCATATTCCTAGGTTCTCTAATGCTGTTACTACGCACCAGaattatttgtatacattgctACCTCTGCTAGATGTGACAATCTTGTGGCCAGGGACCATATCTCATTATTTCCTTGTTGGTCACCCATGTCTTGCTGGCCTGTAGCCTGTCAAGTGCTGTATACTCTGCAACTGTTAGGTAAAGGAATGAAAACATTATATTTCTGCCAAATATTTGTTTGTTGGTTCATTCACTTACAtctaaaagtattttcttctcctttggatGTGGTTATCTCTGTGTTGTTTGTAAAGTCCGTAGGCCTCAAAAAGGGCCAAGTGTAAAATCATCAGTTAGGATGCTTTTAGCTGTACCAGTTGGTTTAACAAAAAATAGCTTGAACAACAGGAGGTTTATTATCACACTAAACAGGAGGTGTGGATGTCAGGGGGGCCGAGGGTCGGGTGATTCAACAGTTCAGTGATCTCTTTAGGGACCCAGGGGCCTCTCACCTTCTGTTCTGCCATCTTCAGTGTATCAGTGATTGTCTCCCTCCTGAGCTCAAGGCTGGTGATGTCcagcaaagaagaaaagcattGCCTCTTCTAGTCTCTTTTTATTATCAGGGAAACCCTTTCTCAGAAGTTCCCCCAGGGGATATCTCCTTGAGTATCAGAATTGTCATTACCTATTGTTGATAAGGAAGTAAGACCATTATGCAGACCAAAGCCAGTCCTGATGCAATCCCTGGGGTTAGGGGAAAACAGGGGACTCCTTCCCTGAGCACATGGAAGGGGGAATGCCTGAACAAAACTGGGGCTCTGCTAGCAAAGAGTCAAAGAAATGGGGGGTGGCTGTGAGGTGAGCATGCAATAGTGTCCCCACACcaagtatttaaataaattatggcacatcAATAATAGAGTGAAAGTCTATGAAACAATTTCAATGACTGAGGAAGAACAACACATAGCAACACTAAATGACTTTCAAGCTCTATGTATAGTCTAATCTTTctgttcataataataataataataataaataccagGTTAGGCACACCCCAAATCTAGAAGGATAATACACACCATGCTCTTAAAAGTGGCTTCGTGTGGGGATGTGTGTGAAGGGGAGGGTTTACTAGAGACCTTCATTTTTTGACGTTCTGTATTTCTTATAGTATTGAATTTGTACAAGTATGCCttcttttgttaagaaaaaaaccaaatattaaagagaacattttaaaaggcCAAGTATCATTTTGAATGCAAGAAGTCAATTAAAGACATGGGCTCCTTTCCAAGAAAAAACTAATTTGGAACATGCAAGGGACCTCTGAACGTTTTGCTCATGAGCCCATAATTTAAACTCCTTCCATGAatgagcaactttttttttttttaagctagccAATCTCCTTAACATAAGACCTAATTTTTTACAATGTTGAATCATTCTCTGTTTGCTGGAGAAGGGCATCACCCTTGCCATGCGATGCTGAGGATGCTGACTCTCCTATAGGAAATCCACTGGCGGAAGTCTTCCCAGGAGCCATGGTGACACCAAGAACCAGCCAGACTTCCCTATAACCCAAGCGCTTTCCTGTGCCCCAAATGTCTCTGTCAGGGATAAGCTTGGAGAATAAATCCTGAGGTCTACCTTCTACTCTGCTAACTAACTATAACTACTCAGGAAAGTCCTCAATCTCTCTGGAGTTCATTGAATGCCTCTGAAAAATGAGTGTTATTTATGTGACAGTACTTGAAGTAAGCATTTcgagtcattaaaaataaattctagagcAAGCCCCCGGGCTATCTGTAATGATTCTACTGGCTCTTTGGTCACTATAAAAATAGATGGTTAAATTCAGCGGAGGTTCAGGATGCGGTGTGTGTCTTTGATCAATTTACCCAGTGTCAGCTGGAAAATGTGACATGGTATTATAAATGGAATAGGTACACTTCTCCACAGAAATACACAGGCTGGAAAGGTAGAAGGAAGCTGGGGGGCGGGGCATGTTTACAGCCCCACAGCGTCTTGAAATTAATGAAGTGGTCTCTATTCTTTCCTAGGATTATCAATGCCTAGAAtcatttttctaagcattttcaTAGGAAAAGTGGTGCTCTAGTTGTGCCTTTTTTAGAAAGGgtctggattttttctttttacttttaaaaaaaatttttattggagtatagttgatttacaatgttgtgttagtttctactgtactgcaaagtgaatcacctatacgtatacatatatcccctcttttttggattttcttcccatttaggtcaccacagagcattgagtagagttccctgtgctatacggtagatTCTCATTAGAGTCTGGATTTTTAAAGATCATCTCTGCTTGCCCTTCAACTCCTCTAACTGCAAGGATACACACGTATCTCTTCTCCATCCATCTCCATCCGTCTCCATCCATCGCTGGTGAACTGCAGAGCACCCACTCTAAGGCGGGAAGCTGCAGCTCAACTCCCACCATGTGCAAACTGCCACGTAGAAACCAAGGTCCACTGCTGCCAGATCTATGAATTTTTCCCAAAAAACCCCCAGaaatttgaacttaaaaaaaatactcagttTTCAAATATTGGCAACAAATCCCAGTTTTTATAAACTCTCTTCAGGCTgaacaaaacatatttattgcCCCATCCTGCTTAAGCCACCAGCTAAGGACCTCTGCAGTAGAGCAATGTAGGACAAActtgctttctcttctccatGAAGATCTGGAGACTTGGAAGCTCCAGATCTTCATggagaagagaaaagcaaattctaGTTGTGCCTTTTCAAACTCCTTTCAATCTATTCTTAGTTGGTACTCATTCATTGACAAAActctttaagaaatttaaaatctggTAGGAAGAGTTAAACAGCCACTGACAGTGTTGTGGTTTCATTGCTACAATGAGGATTTGCCTGACAAGCCAAAGGATGGAGCactttttttctgtcttacaGTGTGTGCAAGCAAGGGACTGTGTCTTATTGTATTCATGCAGATTTGGAGAATACTTTTCTCCAGAGCTTTTATAAGGATCTCCCTCTATTCCCCCACCCTGCAGCCATTTCAGTTGAGGTGGATCCTGCTGGTTCTGTATGGAACTTGGGGTTAGTGTTCTAGAAACCTTCTTGAGGTGCGCCATGCATCTATCTGGTCAACGCAAAATAAATCCCGGAGCCCTTCCCACATACATGCACAAGCACGGTGAGAGGACTTGAGGGATCATAGGTATAACTAGCaaaacttttgcttttttccGAATGCTCAAATGCATTCCAGTTGAGAGAGTGGATATGAGTTTCTTCTCCCCAAAAGGTTTTACTACACGGgtgctgtgatggttaattttatgtgccaacTTGGCTAGGCTACGGTGCTGGTTTGTTTGGTGgaacaccagtctagatgttgctgttcTGTATTTCTTAGacatgattaacatttaaatcagtcaACCCTGATGTAGTGAATTACTTTAGACTgggcctgggtggggagggaaggttaCTGAGAATGTGGCATTGATGCTGAGAACTGCATGACAGGAAGAAGCTTAGATCAGGGAGCTTGGCATTTGGGGCAAAGGAACAGctagtgcaaaggtcctgaggaggAATTTACTTGGCTTATTTCAAAGAGAGTTAAGTGGGAGCACAGTAAGCGAGGGTAAATGAAGGAAGTAGGCAGGTTCCGGGAGCTGTGTGCCAAATAAGGAGTTGAATCTTATTCCAAGAGCAATGGGAAGCCATGGTGGCTTTAAGCCTCCTGTTCTTAACAGGATTGACctgttctgatttacatttttaaagaattactctGGCTTCTGTAAGGAAAATGGATTACTGGAGGGCAAGAATGGAAACCACTGATGTTTCAGTTATCTATCCCTGTGTAACAAACAACACCCCAAATTTAGGgccttaaaataatcatattggTTTGCTCATTATTTGATGGGTCAGGAATTCTGGGGACTCAACAGGCAGCTCATCTCTGATTTACAAGATGTCAGCTTGTGaggcagctggggctggaggatccacttccTAGACGGTGTCTTCATATACATGTGGTACCCAAATGCTCCCTGACCTTCCTCTTTCTCCACGTGGCGTCTGATCCTCTCAGACCTATCCATGTGGTATGGACTTCTCAGTCTGCTGGTCTCAGGGTACTCATACCTCTTATATTGAAGCTGCTTTCTAAGAGAAAGGAAGTAGGAACTCCTAGCCAGTGTTGTATTTGGAACTAGCACCATATCACATCACTTCCTAGATATTCATTGGTCAAAGCAGTCAAAGAGTCCACCCAGCTCCAAGAGGGTAGAGAAGTAGACCCCATCTATTGATGAGCAAGCAAGCAACAGGGTCACATTGCAGAAGGGCATGTGGGTTGGAAGATATTTTTGCAACCACCTTTGGAAAATACAATATGCCACAAGTAAGGAAGCCATTCCAGTAattcaggcaagagatgatggtgtCTTAGATTTGGATGTTTGCACTAGGTTAAGAAAGGGATGGATTCAGAATAAATGAGCAGAATATATGAGAACTGTAAAGTACTAACAAATGCAGCTAAGTACTTGTTTAATTAAATTGCACTTTGACAGATTACATGGATGAGTGTCACCCATCACCAGTAAGGTAAGTCACAAGTGAGTCTGTTGTATTCATAGGACACTTGTATTATTGCTGTGCTTCACAATGTGCTTTGTTTCAGAGAATGAGTTATTTAGGACAAGGACTTAATGAGGCCCAGATATTGGGGCTACACAGGGAGAGGAAAAAGTATGGACCTATATACTGTGAGATCCAGGGATTGTCACATCCTATAACCAGGGCTGCTTTAGAGAGTAAAGAGGGTCTTACATTTTCGAAGCCTTCATGGACATGAGTACTTTTGCCCACAGAAAGACCTGAGCAGTTTTCACTTCATACATTCAGTTGCTTGAGGAGACAAAGATTTTAAGGTAGGGGAGTCAATGCACCAAAGAgagtatataaaaaataatttttttggtgaCAAAAATGTGGGAATCTATTGTTCCATTTTAAAACAGCAGAGGAGAATCCAGAAACTCGCCCAGTGGCACCCAGTAAATTAATGGCAGAGCTGGTGTAAAAGACATGTCTCCTGATTCTAGTCTGGGATTCTTTCTATGGCATCATCTGCCACTCTGCCCAGAGCACAGCTTCGTTCTGTACTATGGTCCCACTGCACACTTGTTATTGCTCAAGTGACTTTCAAATAGTGCCAGAAGGCAGGAAACAGGTTGTGAACAAATCATATCTGGTCTCTCTACTGGTAAAATAACTAAAAGGTACTCTGCTAATTTTGATTCAGTTGCAACTCTTTGTGGAGTGGACAGCATATGCACTTATGTGGGAATCATCACCATAAGACCACTTACTGTGCTGCTAAATGTCCCaaagaatatttcttaaaattcacTAAATTCCTGAGATTCTGGGGTCACATTATAACTCTCAATGCTTACATctctatcaaaaacaaaacaaaaaaacagctcaAGAACACCAGGATCTTTTAGATTGGAAAGTGGTTACAACACAAGATTTTTACCGCGTGTGGAGGTTACATATAATGTACATTATAATGAATGTTTATATATGCaacttctattttatattttcaatacatggttttttattgtgttttctcAATATTTGAAGTAAGCAGCATTCCATTCCAGATCTAGATAAAACTGATATGCTCTAAATTGCATAATTTTATTCTCAATTACTTTTAATGTCTTCACTCTTTTTCTATAGCCAAATCAAATGGacatattttgcatatatttgtgttcttttaaattaattgagtactcttatttatataaaatcaGCACTTGTGTATTACTCAGTATATTTCTTATGATGAGATTAATGACCCCAAAGATCCAGTGTTTTCCCATGCTAGGTTTGTTTCACATTTGAACTTAATTGGACAAATATTACCTCACTACATAAAGGGTCTATAAAATATTGCTCCTTGATCTTTCTGTAAGAAGCAATTTGCTGGGCTCTAGTGTTGGAAGACAGTACCTCAGGATTGGTGCCTGGGAATGTGTAAATTTTGCCTATGGATTTAGATGTCTGTTTAACAAGATTGCACCACAAAATCCTCACAACTTTATTATATGTTTTACATGTTCTATTGCACTGACAAGTTTAACTGCAACCAAGACTGAGCCAGGTGGTGTTTAAATTTCCAAATACCTTAAAATTTGAATGCCTCGGGCAGGAAAAACTGACTACTCAGTAGGCACAGTTGTAATATTTCAGGCAAGATATTGTCAGAATCAGAAGAGTGAAGGCCTTTGCCTATAGATTTTACTATCCCATTTACATGAAACTTTGTGCATTTCAGTAAGGCTCTAAAACAGGTGCTTAGGCAGTGCTTTTCTGTAGGTCTTAACGGAGCATCAATATTAAACTATTTTGAAAACTCACTCTTATAGGATCCCAGAAGcagtccccctcctccccttttaaAGCACTTTCTCTTATTGCCTAAAAATTCAAGTACTCTCTTAACAAAGTGCAGACTGAAATATTTCACTATGGATTTGAACAGGATCCAAGAGGGTTGATGAAAGGAAAACTTCTCTCTATAAAAGGTTTATTGTCAGTGCTTTCTAAAGATGTAGATTCTTCTAAAACCAGCTACCAGCATTTTCACAAACATTAACACAGCCTTCTCAACCTCTCCTAGACCTAGGATTCGGGTCCTTTTAGGCAAGCTCTGCTTCTAGCCTCTGACCTTCTAGATAGCCAATTCAATCTAATTGCTCCCTCCGCCTCAAtataacttatattttaaaaaggaaagggggtggggtagCGTGGTCCTCATGCTATTGGAAAAGTACTTGAAATTCCTTGCATTCCTTTGCATTTAACAGTATGTTTACCTAATCATCAGCTTATTAGGATTAACACAAGTCATTGCTTCAAGCTCATTCAGTGAAAACAAACTGACTCCTATAGATTCCAAGATTTTTTCTCTGATCCCAACCATGGGTGAATTTTTAAGTCATTCTCCCAAGTTTTAGGaacaatattagaaaaatataaagttataaacAAGTGACCTTATATCACATTATCCAACCATGCTTAATCTTGCCCATGGATTTCGAGGTGGGCAGCCTGAGTTATGGACTGTTTTCATTAAAGTTTCCTCTACCGAAGGGACCTGCACAATTACCTActgattaaaatgataaatgactCTACTATACCCACCTCAAAGAGCTTGGGTGATGGAGACCCTTAGGCTTTGAATTCTTATGAAAATAAAGCATTATTATTTAAATCACAAACTTAGCTTCAGATTCCTTCTTGTGCTTTGTACAATGCCTGGTGttcaatacatgtttttaaaacagattaCTCTAAATTCCAAGATTTTTTTATACTGAAGATATAAAAGCAATCATTGTTAGATTTTTAGAGGTTAGTTCCCTGCTCTATCCcaagcacctggaacagttcctgGTACAAAGTAGGTACTCAGTTAATCCTGTTTCAATGATTGAATGCATAAGCTAGATTGTCCCCAATGGTTTTGAACATCCTCTAAAAATACTGAATGCCATAAACTCAGATATTaggtaaatatttctttattaaatgattaattccataaataaattcttttcactgaatataaaattaaaatcatttacaAATTATTCCAGTATtacatttcccctccctccccagaagctacattttgataaataaaaacattcagtCTTAAAACACCTGATTTCTGTTTGCAATTTAGAGTGCAGATAGCTGCCTCTCGTGGACACTCACAGAGTGTCACCTTCTGGAAGGGATGGACCCCCCCTCCCATTTACTTCTGTCAAAGGATGGAGTCTTTAAATGTCCAACTAATCTTATTACCTTTTACAATTGTAAAACCGAAATGGAAAAAGCCTAGAGAAAAATACGCTTACCAAATAatttacaaacagaaaacagaacgTCATCAACACCACAAGCTCCAAAATGAAGCAGTAACACGTGCTCCAATATTATGAAGCAAAGTATTCTCCAATCGCGGCTGCATTAGTGTCCATGTGCACCAGCACGCCTGGCAGTTTCGAAATACCTTAATACTACTCAAGAATGAGCAGTGCATCCCTTCTACAGTGAGTCCCTTCAGCCCGCCGCCCCCACCCACGCCTCCGTGATGCTGACACTCTTCTCTCCCCACTTTGTCCACCCTCGTGCCGGAAAACCCAGGTAGCATTTAGTCCCTAAATTTGTGAATGTCATTGAACAGTCTGTAGAAGGGAAAGGCTGCCTCGTTGGCATGCGGGCAGTTGTAGTTGCATCTGCAGGACTGTATCATCATGACGTTCTTGGAAAACGTCTCCCCATCTTCGCAGCGGAACCGCATCTTCACAGTCCTGGTCTGCTGAGGTGTGCAGCAGCGGCCGTCCACGCAGGAACCGCAGTACTTGGGCCGGTATTTCTTCATACTCGAACATCCAGCGTAAGTAAACTTGACCGGTTCGGGGGATTTCTTGGTCTTGCTACATTTCTTGCCCTTCtgtaagaaagagaagagaagggaagttaGTGTTTCTCTTTCTTGGAAGAGAGGTTCCCATCTCACCCAGGGGACCAGTCTACACGGCTCCGCAGGCACTTACTTTCAGGCTGCTGTACACCGGCTGTCCACAAGGCCGCACTTCACAGATCCGGGTTTCTTTCAGCAGGCGGCATTCAGGGTTGTCATTGGTAACGCGTGTGGAGATACCAGTTCCACAGGTTTTTGAGCACTGGGACCACGAAGTCGTTTGGATGATACATTTCTGGCCATGTGAAGAAGGGCTGTACAGAATGCGAGGTTCCATTCCAAAAACTAGAGGGACAAACAAGAGGGAAGATTCCTCAGAGGCATACCGACACAAACAGATTCAGGTTCTCATTTCTCTGAAGTTTCAAACTAGGAATGGGTTTCAGTACAATGTCTCAGTCTTCACTTACCAGGGAGCCGCTTCAGGGAGCCTCCTTTTCCAATTGCAATTAATTCATTGTTTCTTGTTAACTCCACCTCCGAGGCATCGAAGGCCAGCTCCTTGCCCAGGAGGCCGTCCCTGTCGTCCATGGTGTCCTTGGCACCATCCTCGTCGCAGACCCACTCCTCACAGCACTGCCCGGTAACTTTGACCAGCCGGGGGTTGGGACAGCCCAAGCTGGGGAGAGAGAGTTCTTGGGGACACAGAGGAATGCAGCCCACGGCGCCGTCAATACATGTGCACTGATGTTTACAGTTGGGCTGGAAACTTTCCCCATTCTGGTAGATTCTGGAGTTATATTCACAGGGTCTGCCCTCTGACTGAGCTGCAAAGAGCAccaaaaaagagagggagaagagaataaaGTTAAAATTCCGTACGACGGCCTGAAACTCAGACATATTTTCTGCTGCTAAATTCAATTGATGGTAAAGTTTCCTACGATTCCCCGGAGACTCAAGAGCAGAACAATAAGTTAGTCAGGAATCACTTTTCCGTATGCGCTTTTCGTTGGGCCCAGACACACTGAATTGCATTCCAGACTGCTGAAATCATGTGCCTTTCTGCCAAGCTACCAACAACAAAGCATCACCATACATGGTCGCAAAATTACTAAACTTCTGGACTACGGggactattctttttttaaaggggcCAAACCACAAGCATCTTACCTCTGCAGATCCCCTTCAGAGCGGTGGAGCTGGCGCCGAAGTTGCATTCCAGCCCCTTGGTGTGGTCGCAGGGCTGCGTTTTGCTGCAGTCCTCGTTGAGCTGCTTGGCGCAGACCTTACAGCAGCCGCAGGCGTCCCGGACCAGCCCGACTCCCGGGGCGCACTTGGGCGCCTCCAGGGGGCAGTGGCAGGCGGCGGGGCAGGTGGAGAGAGCCTGGAAGGGGGAGAGGACACGTGTGAGGCTCGGCGCGGTGCGCAGGAGGGACGCCCCGGGAAGGGACGGGGGTGTCTGACCCGGGCGGCAGGGGGTCTCTGATCCCGTCCAGCCCGGCCACCCCGGGCGGCTGCGTACGCCGGGAGGGCCCCCGGCACGTCTTCAGGGCGGGCTTAAAGAAAGAGCTCCCCCGAAACGCCCCGCCGAACTTCTGAGTCTAGCTTTTCCGGCCGCGGGCCATCTGGGGAAAGGCGAAGGGGCTGCTAGAGCGGACGGGGAAGCGGTGGCCAAAGAACTCACCAGCCTGGCCAAGTGGAGA
This genomic stretch from Kogia breviceps isolate mKogBre1 chromosome 1, mKogBre1 haplotype 1, whole genome shotgun sequence harbors:
- the CCN1 gene encoding CCN family member 1 — encoded protein: MSSSTARTLALAVTLLHLARLALSTCPAACHCPLEAPKCAPGVGLVRDACGCCKVCAKQLNEDCSKTQPCDHTKGLECNFGASSTALKGICRAQSEGRPCEYNSRIYQNGESFQPNCKHQCTCIDGAVGCIPLCPQELSLPSLGCPNPRLVKVTGQCCEEWVCDEDGAKDTMDDRDGLLGKELAFDASEVELTRNNELIAIGKGGSLKRLPVFGMEPRILYSPSSHGQKCIIQTTSWSQCSKTCGTGISTRVTNDNPECRLLKETRICEVRPCGQPVYSSLKKGKKCSKTKKSPEPVKFTYAGCSSMKKYRPKYCGSCVDGRCCTPQQTRTVKMRFRCEDGETFSKNVMMIQSCRCNYNCPHANEAAFPFYRLFNDIHKFRD